The DNA segment TGATGTTCAACGACATCGATTTGTTGTATGTTCTTTTACTTCTttcttttgatatatatatatatatatctttctgATAAATTGGTTGTCATTagacatttaaataaaaaacttgatGTTGGTTGGTGAATGAAACAGATTCAAGCAACAAAAGTGAAGAGGCTGTGCAAGACTCACAACACCATCACTGTTAATGGCATGTTTCCTGGACCTACCTTGGAGATCAAGAATGGCGACACCCTTGAAGTTCAAGTTGTCAACAAAGGCCGATATAACGTCACCATCCACTGGTAATTTAATAACTGCAAATTCGTTCATGCATGCATGCCATGCATGCATGTCATCAGCTTTCATTCATTTCTAGTTGTCATTTGCACGTTTGAATTACCCTAACCACTTTGATATACAGGCATGGTGTGCGGCAAATGAGAACCGGATGGGCAGATGGACCAGAATTCGTGACTCAGTGTCCGATTAGACCGGGAGGAAGTTACACTTACAGATTTACAGTTCAAGGACAAGAAGGAACATTGTGGTGGCATGCTCACAGTTCATGGCTTAGAGCCACTGTTTATGGAGCTCTCATCATCCGTCCCAGAGAAGGCAAATCCTACCCTTTCCCTAAGCCGAAACGCGAAACACCGATTATTCTCGGTAAAGATTCCTTTTCGGTTACGAGTACAAATGGTTGTGATGATCAAAATGAAATGTTATGCTGATGAATACGATTATGATTAGGCGAATGGTGGGATGCAAATCCCATTGATGTGGTGAGGGAAGCAACAAGAACAGGGGCAGCTCCAAATGTCTCTGATGCATATACCATCAATGCTCAACCTGGTGATCTCTACAAATGCTCCTCCAAGGGTAATTTGCTCCGAACCAATTGAATTCGTACCGCACATTCGGGTGACAAAGCCGATGTTATTAACTGATGTTTCTTTTTTGCAGAGACTACAGTAGTTCCCATCGACTCCGGGGAGACGAATCTCCTCAGAGTGATCAATGCCGCCTTGAACCAGCCGCTTTTCTTCAAAGTAGCCAACCATAAGCTCACTGTTGTTGGAGCTGATGCTTCCTATACCAAACCCTTCACCACTTCCGTCCTCATGTTAGGCCCCGGCCAAACCACTGATGTTCTTATCCGAGGTGATCAGCCACCATCTCGATATTACATGGCAGCTCGAGCCTACCAAAGCGCGCAAAACGCACCATTTGACAACACGACCACCACCGCCATTCTCGAATACAAGTCTGCCTCTTGCGCTGCCAAAAAATGCAATGCACCCACTCCAATCATGCCTTCTTTACCAGCCTACAACGACACCAACACTGTTACCACCTTCAGCCAAAGCTTTAGAAGTCTAGAAAAGGCCGAAGTCCCAACCGATATAGATGAAAGCCTGTTCTTCACAATCGGCCTCGGACTCAACAAATGCCCACCCAATTTCCGAAAACGTCGTTGCCAAGGACCCAATGGTACACGTTTCACAGCGAGCATGAACAACGTCTCATTCGTGCTCCCGCGCAACTTCTCTCTGTTGCAAGCTCACCAACAAGGAATTCCAGGCGTTTTCACCACAGATTTCCCAGCAAACCCTCCATTGAAATTTGACTACACCGGAAACGTGAGCCGATCGCTCTTTCAACCTGTTCCGGGAACCAAGTTGTACAAATTGAAGTATGGTTCAAGGGTACAAATTGTGCTCCAAGACACAAGCATAGTGACCCTGAGAATCATCCAATTCATCTTCATGGATACGATTTCTATATCATTGCACAAGGTTTCGGGAACTTCGATCCTAAAAAGGATACTTCTAAATTCAACCTTGTTGATCCACCTTTGAGGAACACTGTTGGAGTGCCTGTGAATGGATGGGCAGTCATTAGATTCGTCGCTGATAATCCAGGTAAACACTCTTCTTCATCATTTCAAGTACTGCTACTTTATCTTTTATGAAATAAccattcattttgaattttgttaataggaGTGTGGATCATGCACTGTCACCTGGATGTTCATATCAATTGGGGTTTGGCAATGGCTTTCCTTGTCGAAAATGGAGTTGGTGAATTGCAGACCATCCAACCGCCGCCGCCAGATTTGCCCATATGTTAAGAGAGTTCATCAGTTATCACGCCGTAATCAATGAAATTCATAAGCCCACTACCAAGGGTGATTCCATTaccatttttttgttattagtgTTTTCTTAATCATTTTCATAGTATTGTAGCATACCAATTCTTCCCTGAATTTGGGAAACTAGTTTAATCCTCTGTTTCATTGGATAGCTTTGTTGTATTCTTTTCATTACAGAGAAACTTCTAATCATAAATTTGGaatctttaattttcattttaatttttaattatcccTTTACGAATTAAAGAAAATACCCTACCTTAATTAACAAGCTCAATTGCGTAATTCATTGAAATTTGAACATCCATTCTCATAGCCTAACCCAAATTTCCTCTTAATCTATCTATGTTAATTTGTTctaagtattaaaataaaaagacagttACTTGTCAATTTACTCtaataaattatatatcattttaaataCTAAACAAGTAATATTTCTTAGAACAACACTAAGAATAATACTAAAAGGCGATTCTATCTATCTCGTAAAATAAAAGATACGCAAATATCAttaagaaaagattgaaaaacgCTTTTACATCTCACAATTCTATAAAACAAAGCTTTTGTCTATGTCTTTGGGtaggaaaataaatttagttacTCGTAATTAAAAAGATGTGCCGTAGATTTTATTGTAAACTTAGGAAAAGAACATAATATTCAGATTAAGTTTTtgttaatgaaaaaaataatcttTTATATGAGAAAGCTTGTATTCCAACCAATCCTTTACAGtgataatacaaaataaaaatatttaataacaaataacatctatcatatattaataatatCGCTTAACAAAAAATTCCTAATACAAAATAACCATAAATCTTAAAGTCATATTAATCTAAAAGTCCTTTCAAAATTGCGCCACACACCAATCACACTTACACACTCagagacaaaaataaaataaaataaaataaaaccaaaacatcACCAGAAAACGAGACTCCTCCCAATGTCTCCTAGATTCACCATTTACAATTACAACTTATAGCTCCTCCTTTTTCGGACCAAAATTCAAAGGAAGTTCAAGTTACATATCAAGGACGTCAGCTTTAAAGCTAACTACACGACCGCTTATCATGTAAGCTACCCTTGCATCATGAGGTTAAACCAATTTTGCTTGCTCGGCAATAGTTGTACCCTGAGTTGGAACTAGAGGAACATTTGCTTCTAATATGAGCAAGATTTAGATCTTTCCTCTTCTTCATCTTCAGCCTCAAACTCTGATGTAATATATTTTCCTTTAGTCCATTTGCTTTAATACTTCAACTCAAATTGCTAAggtttatgtaacaccctaaacccggcctagatgttatggccgaatctggcgatgtcacatggaatgaaattttgaaatcaaatttattaagttaaaacCGTTTCCGTTTGTTAGCTTTTATTTATCTTTCGTCAATTTCAAAACTATTTCTCGTTAAATTGATTCGTTTAAAAACACATTTTgtagtggaagcttttaaaattgtgatatttaaagaaaatcattCGCATTTTAGGAAAAGCGTTGTCTTTAATAAAACCAAGTTTTCGTTGCAGTTCTAAAGTTCATGAAAACAGTTGAAATCCAAAACGAAGGCAAACAATTCAAAAGtcccaaattaaattaaaatacccTAGAAAACAAATAGGAAATAAATACCATAACTGAATTTAAAACAGTTCAATAATCATGTGGTCACTGTTGAGCCGTCTGCCGCACCGAttcgtctaagtctggggattacctgtacagataaaacaAGAAGGGGTgattttacgtaaactcagtgtgtaatccctacagAAGACATACATAAAGTCAAAtgctgggcctaagcctattacagattcagatatagtttaggccttagcccattcaaaTACAGTCTCAGATATAAATTATGGCCCTAGCCCATCTTAAGTACAGTATGCATACAGTAACAAAAATTAGTATCCTacccactagcctctacacaccatctccgaccatccctacacatcatgtggggtttaaaacactcACCCGGCCTTACACACCAAGTCGTACAGAATGCAGCACATATCAGTAATAttgcagttgagctgccagataataggcatgaaagcctttcaataca comes from the Gossypium hirsutum isolate 1008001.06 chromosome A06, Gossypium_hirsutum_v2.1, whole genome shotgun sequence genome and includes:
- the LOC107962129 gene encoding LOW QUALITY PROTEIN: laccase-5-like (The sequence of the model RefSeq protein was modified relative to this genomic sequence to represent the inferred CDS: inserted 1 base in 1 codon), coding for MFPGPTLEIKNGDTLEVQVVNKGRYNVTIHWHGVRQMRTGWADGPEFVTQCPIRPGGSYTYRFTVQGQEGTLWWHAHSSWLRATVYGALIIRPREGKSYPFPKPKRETPIILGEWWDANPIDVVREATRTGAAPNVSDAYTINAQPGDLYKCSSKETTVVPIDSGETNLLRVINAALNQPLFFKVANHKLTVVGADASYTKPFTTSVLMLGPGQTTDVLIRGDQPPSRYYMAARAYQSAQNAPFDNTTTTAILEYKSASCAAKKCNAPTPIMPSLPAYNDTNTVTTFSQSFRSLEKAEVPTDIDESLFFTIGLGLNKCPPNFRKRRCQGPNGTRFTASMNNVSFVLPRNFSLLQAHQQGIPGVFTTDFPANPPLKFDYTGNVSRSLFQPVPGTKLYKLKYGSRVQIVLQDTSIVTXENHPIHLHGYDFYIIAQGFGNFDPKKDTSKFNLVDPPLRNTVGVPVNGWAVIRFVADNPGVWIMHCHLDVHINWGLAMAFLVENGVGELQTIQPPPPDLPIC